The Candidatus Manganitrophaceae bacterium sequence CCTCCTCCTTCTCTTCCCCTTATGATCACCCTGTAGCGATATCTCCGAAACGCCTACAGTTGCTCTTGAGTTCTGTCAAAGTCCAGCCTAGCACCGGATTGTTGAATTCTATTATTTCAGGAGAAAAGAAACGGCGGCCTCTCTTTGATTCGGAAACTGCCCAAGCCATGGCCATCCGGATTTCTCAGGCCCTGGCGGAGGCCGATCCCTCGGAACAGATCAATTTTTACCACAGCGCTCCTGAGAATGCTCATGCCGTTTCCATCACCTCGGGATTTATCCTCGTCAAGGGAAAACAGCTTCATCTCCGGATTAATCATTACGAATCACCGCTCAGGAAAAGCTTCCCCCTCACCTCCGTCGGAAAAAGAATCCCACCTTCAGAAAAGGGAAAATACGCTTTTGCCTTGTCTGAAGCCGACCACATGACGCACCGACGTTTCAAGAACCTGATCGGCCTTGTCGGATCCGACCCACATTGGCTGGTCATTGATTATGCCGCACTTTCTTTTCCCTCTCCCGATCCCTCTTTCCCTTCTAAGGACTCCTCACTACCTCTTTCGACAAAGACCCTGGAAGAGAAGTTACGTACTCTGAAGCACCTCCGCAAAGAAGACCTGATCACTGAAAAGGAGTACCTCGAAAAGAAGAGATCCATTCTCAAGATGTTTTAACAATCACGACCAAAAATTTCCAGAAAGGAACCTTCAGTCAATCATGGATACCTATCTCGAGCCCAAATCCCTTTCTTCCAGTTCGGGGTTCTTTAGTACATTTTGTAATCAACACCCGGTTCGTTCCGGAACAAAGAAAGGGCGCGCGTGTCTCTGATACGATCTGCCCTTCTCTTTCTCCTGGTCTTCCTCCTGAGTTGTGCCGGGGGGAGACCTCATCGTAATCCTGAGACCATTTCAAAACCCCCGCAAGTCACTTCCGAGGATCAAGCACTGGGTGAAGATCCTGATCCGAAAAAAGCCCTTGGGAAAAAATTTCTTCAGGCAGCAAGAAAAGAATTTACCTTTGTCAAAGAACCCGAAATTGTGACAACAGTAAACCAGGTGGGGGAGAAAATCCTTAAAGCCATTGGAGAAGACCCTTCTGACTATCACTTCCTAATCGTAAAACAGAACCAGGCCAACGCCTTTGCCATCCCGGGTGGTTATATTTTTATATTTGATGGTTTGCTCAATAAACTCGGCAGTATTGACGCCCTGGCCGGGGTACTCGCCCACGAAATCGCCCATGTCACACGAGACCACCACTTTAAAGATGCAAAAAAGATGGGGGCTATTGACCTGGCTACCATGGCTGCTGTCATCGGGGCGGTTCTTGCGGGAAAAGGAGAAGCGGCCGCCAGCGTCATCGCACCGGCCGCAAATATCACATTTAAGCTCGGTTTCAGCCGAAAGAATGAAGAGGAGGCCGATTTTTTCGCCATCAAATACCTTCAGAAGACTGGATATCATCCAGCGGGCTTGTCTGATTTTTTCAAAACCCTTGCTTTCTACAAACGGTTTTCCGGCGCACCCATTCCAGCCTATCTCTCGACACATCCCGGCGTCGATGATCGACGCGCCAAGGTGGATGCCTTTCTCCAAAATCGTTCATTAGGGAGAAGGAGCCAGGGAGCCGGGATTCAAGATTGGGGGCGACTCCTGACGATCTTACGGGCAGGGGAAGGGGCAGAGATGGATCTCTCGGCCCCTCCTTTGGGACAGGAGAAGGGTCCCCTGAGCGAGGAGAGACAGCATTACCTCTCCGGCCTTTTTGCCCTGAAATCCGGGCGGTTCAAAAAAGCCGTACGTGAATACCAGGAGGCGCTCCGGCTCCATCCGGATCATCCGCTGTACTATGCGGATCTTACCCAGGTTTATACGGGGCTGGGGCAGGCCGATCGGGCAAAAGAAGCGGCCTTGAAGAGTCTTCAACTTTCGGAAAAAGAGGCGGCGCCGCATGCCGTTCTCGGAATGATTTCACAGGCCGAGGAACACCACCTTGAAGCGATTGAACATCTTAAATTGGCACAGGCGCGCTCCCCCAATGATCCTGTTCTTCACCTTCAACTGGCCCAATCTTTCCGCGCACTATCGCTGCCTGCAGAGGAACATTTTCACCTGGGCCGGTATTACCGCCTTGATCTTGAGCCTGAGAAGGCGCTTCGTCAGCTGAATAAGGCCCGCCTCAAGAGTGAAAAGGGCAGCCCCTTGATGCAATCCATCAAGAGAGAGATAGAAGAAATAAAAAGGGAAGGGATATAGTTCCTTGTTTTCCGATAGACACGCCCGGGAAAGTCCAGACTTGCCGATCACGAACATTATGCTAAACTATTCTCATAAAGTCTAAGCAATCCAAACCTCCTTCTCCTCCCCCTGCATCGTCCTCACTCCGGGATAAGAGGATCGGAGATTCATCCTCAAGGGAAATCATCATGCCACAAATTGACACGCTTTTTAAAGCCTTGAAAGAGAAGGGGGCCTCCGACCTCCACCTGTCCCCGGGGACCCCCCCCCTGATGCGGACTCAGGGGGACTTGGCTCCGCTCATGGAACAAAAAACGACGCATACGGGCAACAAGACGATTATTTATGAAATTATGAGCGATGCCCAGAAAAAGAAGTTTGATGCGGAGCACGATATTGACTTCGCCTATGAAGTCCCAAGTCTACAGGCACGCTTCCGGGCCAATATTTTTTATAGCCGCCTTGGTATCAGTGCGGTCTTTCGGATGATTCCAGGGAAAATATTAACGGTAGAAGAGCTCGGCCTTCCCGCCAGCGTCTTAAAGTTTACCGATTTAAATAAGGGGCTGGTCTTGGTCACGGGAGCGACGGGAAGCGGAAAATCAACCACGCTCGCCGCGATGATCGATCACATCAACAAGACGAGGAAAGAACATATCCTTACGATAGAAGACCCGGTCGAGTTTGTGCACACCAGTAAGAGCTGCCTCATCAACCAGCGAGAGGTGGGACGACATACGCGGTCTTTTGCCTCAGCCTTGCGCGCATCACTGCGGGAAGATCCCGATATCATTTTGGTCGGTGAGATGCGGGATCTTGAGACCATTGAACTTGCCATTACCGCTGCGGAAACCGGCCACCTGGTCTTTGGAACGCTCCATACAAGCAGCGCGGCAAAAACCGTTGACCGGATCATCAATGTTTTCCCGACAGAACAGCAAGAGCAAATTCGAGCCATGCTGGCGGAATCGCTCAGAGGGGTCATCGCACAGCAACTGCTGAAAACCATTAATGGTAAACGCTGTGCCGCCTTGGAAATCTTATCGGTCACCACGGCCGCTTCAAACCTCATCCGGGAAGGAAAAACCTTCCAGATCCCTTCCGTCATCCAAACAGGAAAAGGGGAAGGAATGCAGTCGATGGATCAGGCGCTTCAGGCCTTGGTTGCGGCAAAAAAAGTCACGGTGAATGAAGCACGCAAGTATGCAGTCAATAAGGGTCTCTTTCCAGTGACCCCCTAGGAGATGGCACCGTGAATGAACAATGGATTGAAAAGAAGACTCAGCGGGTTAATATCTCACTTGCGGATGGAAGCGGCATTGAAGGAGAGGTCTTTCTCCTGTCCGAAACGATTGCTGATATCCTCAACGGAGAGCACACCTTTATCCCGGTAAAGACATCGACAGGGGTCCTGCTCCTGAATCGCTCACAGATCGTTTCAGTCACGATCCAGGCTCCAGGGGAACAGGATGAACTGATTACATTGGGAAATCAATATACCATCCAACTGACCATGGTTAATGGCAAAGAGATGAAAGGGGACATCTATGCAAATCTCCCGAATAATTCTTCCCGGGTTAAGGATTTCCTCGATCAACCACTCTCCTTTCTCCCCCTTTATCAACCGGGATTAGTTGTTTATTTCAATAAGAAGTTCATTCTTTCCGTACACGACTAAACCTCCTCCCAGAAACAGCCACAAACGTCCGCAGACCTTGCGGCAGTGGATCTCTTTCCTGTAAAGTACATCACCAAGGAACATCCTTTTATAAGACAGGCAGACTTTCTAGAAAATCATGGCCATGGGAATCATCAACAAAGACCTTCTCCCGGGAAATGACTGCTTTGGTTGCGGACATGACAATGCAGCAGGGCTGAAGATCGAGGTTTTCCGAGACCCAGAAAACAGCAATCAGCTCCTCGGGAGATTTCAGACATCAAGAAAAACCATCGGGTTCCCTGGCATCACGCATGGAGGGGCCATCTACACGGCCATGGACTGCCTCGCTTCCTGGGTGCCAACAATATTACGAAGTGAAATCAAGGCCGCCTGGGTACTCCGTTCGGCAAATATCAAGTACCTTCGACCGGCACGGGAAGGGATTCAGATATCGCTCTCTGGATCGATCGTCCAGGAGGGAAAGAAGGGGAAACCCCTGGTCGTTCAGATCAGGGCCTGTAATGCGAAAGGGGACCGACTCGCGGAAGGACAATTTAAGGTGGTTCCTCTCTCGATGGAAAGGTTCAAGGAGATTGCGGGGATCGACCAACTTCCGGAAAACTGGAAGGTTCTTCTTTCGGATGGAGAACCCCCACCTCTGTCCAGGGACCCAGTGTATCCCGTTGACTCATTAGAAAATGTTACCGAAGGAAGGGATTAAAAAAGGATCTTGACAAATATATATCGTTACAATAAGATAATCGCGCTTCGCCCCTCGCGCTTTGCGTCGTGTTTCTGAAGGTGCCATGGTACATCACTTAT is a genomic window containing:
- a CDS encoding SHOCT domain-containing protein, with translation MRYLVLTFLFLSLVSCTNKAQLQRTVHQAPDLLVLLDKGGRQASSFSSPYDHPVAISPKRLQLLLSSVKVQPSTGLLNSIISGEKKRRPLFDSETAQAMAIRISQALAEADPSEQINFYHSAPENAHAVSITSGFILVKGKQLHLRINHYESPLRKSFPLTSVGKRIPPSEKGKYAFALSEADHMTHRRFKNLIGLVGSDPHWLVIDYAALSFPSPDPSFPSKDSSLPLSTKTLEEKLRTLKHLRKEDLITEKEYLEKKRSILKMF
- a CDS encoding type IV pilus twitching motility protein PilT — translated: MPQIDTLFKALKEKGASDLHLSPGTPPLMRTQGDLAPLMEQKTTHTGNKTIIYEIMSDAQKKKFDAEHDIDFAYEVPSLQARFRANIFYSRLGISAVFRMIPGKILTVEELGLPASVLKFTDLNKGLVLVTGATGSGKSTTLAAMIDHINKTRKEHILTIEDPVEFVHTSKSCLINQREVGRHTRSFASALRASLREDPDIILVGEMRDLETIELAITAAETGHLVFGTLHTSSAAKTVDRIINVFPTEQQEQIRAMLAESLRGVIAQQLLKTINGKRCAALEILSVTTAASNLIREGKTFQIPSVIQTGKGEGMQSMDQALQALVAAKKVTVNEARKYAVNKGLFPVTP
- a CDS encoding PaaI family thioesterase; protein product: MAMGIINKDLLPGNDCFGCGHDNAAGLKIEVFRDPENSNQLLGRFQTSRKTIGFPGITHGGAIYTAMDCLASWVPTILRSEIKAAWVLRSANIKYLRPAREGIQISLSGSIVQEGKKGKPLVVQIRACNAKGDRLAEGQFKVVPLSMERFKEIAGIDQLPENWKVLLSDGEPPPLSRDPVYPVDSLENVTEGRD